The following proteins are encoded in a genomic region of Anticarsia gemmatalis isolate Benzon Research Colony breed Stoneville strain chromosome 17, ilAntGemm2 primary, whole genome shotgun sequence:
- the LOC142980062 gene encoding uncharacterized protein LOC142980062, with product MNTARLQLTRYLLNYVRLINNIQRLKTSMPHQGFYSTFTMDAFTSELIERHKNKFHRHDVLLSELSVQHCTTTESKYNVTELTNVQMDNMFTDLLSKNKDKQVQDLILECQNYRKFITNESLKKLFRHYGNGGKPEMVVMLQTFIATIDPISYKRNGEFLHHLARAQCMKGNSEKGLSLLKSIYIKYTGYRSFYRLIFRDLIQDSVLNRSEASLMVFKKYVIEFSEELSEHYPLVCFWHICWASSWFSDQMLSNDLLEMSEVLQEIVRDKATAFSIMALKDFNEDAVVRLLQTLLKYDMMIEYAAVLQVLFNYKLKNRDIRGCTEIIRNCEVLGIVLPSNQQGRYITMLIEDKKRRPEEPSRKPSLKDFKLKF from the exons ATGAATACCGCGAGGTTACAACTGACGAGATATCTGCTTAACTATGTAAGACTTATAAACAATATACAAAGACTAAAAACAAGCATGCCACATCAAGGCTTTTACTCTACTTTTACAATGGACGCATTTACCAGTGAGTTGATAGAACGACATAAAAATAAGTTCCATCGACATGACGTATTGTTATCGGAGCTGAGCGTACAGCACTGTACAACAACAGAATCTAAATATAACGTGACTGAGCTTACTAACGTACAAATGGACAACATGTTTACAGATTTGTTATCGAAAAACAAAGACAAGCAGGTCCAAGATCTAATATTAGAGTGCCAGAATTATCgtaaatttataacaaatgaATCATTGAAAAAATTGTTCAGACATTACGGTAATGGTGGCAAACCTGAAATGGTTGTAATGCTTCAGACGTTTATTGCTACCATAGACCCGATCTCATACAAACGTAATGGAGAGTTCCTACATCACTTAGCGAGAGCTCAATGTATGAAAGGCAATTCAGAAAAAGGGTTGTCGTTACTTAAGagtatttatatcaaatatacTGGTTACAGAAGTTTTTATAGGTTAATATTTAGAGATTTGATACAAGATTCAGTATTGAATAGATCGGAAGCCTCTCTGATGGTGTTTAAGAAGTATGTGATAGAGTTTAGTGAAGAGTTATCGGAGCACTACCCATTAGTATGTTTCTGGCACATATGTTGGGCAAGTTCTTGGTTTTCTGACCAAATGCTGTCAAATGATTTACTAGAAATGTCAGAAGTCTTACAAGAGATTGTCAGAGACAa GGCAACAGCATTCAGTATAATGGCTTTAAAAGACTTCAATGAAGATGCAGTGGTCCGACTTCTACAAACACTACTTAAGTATGACATGATGATAGAGTATGCTGCAGTACTgcaagtattatttaattataagt TAAAAAACCGAGATATTCGTGGATGTACGGAAATTATAAGAAATTGCGAAGTTCTTGGTATAGTTCTGCCTTCGAATCAGCAAGGCAGATACATCACAATGCTTATTGAAGACAAGAAACGAAGACCTGAAGAACCTTCTAGAAAACCCTCTCTCAAAGactttaaacttaaattttaa